A window of Mucilaginibacter paludis DSM 18603 contains these coding sequences:
- a CDS encoding VOC family protein has translation MATLNPYLNYPGTAEEAFNFYRSVFGGEFAMLQRYKDTPEAGTIAPEEADKIMHIALPISNGVTLMATDATSSMGQPFIPGNNFYLSLGAESEAEAEKLFNGLSAGGAVVMPLQKTFWGAYFGMFNDKFGIQWMVNYDYNEQE, from the coding sequence ATGGCAACACTTAATCCTTACTTAAACTACCCCGGCACAGCCGAAGAGGCGTTTAACTTTTACAGATCAGTTTTTGGCGGCGAATTTGCTATGCTGCAACGATACAAGGACACACCCGAGGCTGGAACTATAGCGCCGGAAGAAGCTGATAAAATTATGCATATCGCGTTACCGATAAGCAACGGTGTTACGCTGATGGCTACAGATGCTACCTCATCTATGGGGCAGCCCTTTATCCCGGGAAACAATTTTTATTTATCGCTTGGCGCCGAAAGCGAGGCAGAGGCAGAGAAATTATTTAACGGGCTATCAGCAGGCGGAGCTGTAGTTATGCCCTTGCAGAAAACTTTTTGGGGAGCCTACTTTGGGATGTTTAACGATAAATTCGGCATCCAATGGATGGTAAATTACGATTACAACGAGCAGGAATAA
- a CDS encoding molybdopterin-dependent oxidoreductase has product MRNIHLLAITLIIALTINSTITRAQTPTKAATVKIAGELTNPFNLTLADMHEFEQTKVTRKDRDGKDHSYSGVVLALILQKAGATMGKDLKGENLTKYANVEASDGYQVVFALAELDKEFTDRTIILADEVDGKALPPADGPFRIIVQDEKKPARCIKQVIGITVRFAK; this is encoded by the coding sequence ATGAGAAACATTCACCTATTGGCAATAACCCTAATTATTGCGCTTACCATTAACTCAACTATTACCCGCGCTCAAACACCAACGAAAGCGGCTACCGTAAAAATTGCAGGTGAGCTGACTAATCCGTTTAACCTTACCCTGGCCGATATGCATGAGTTTGAGCAAACCAAAGTAACCCGGAAAGACCGCGACGGTAAAGATCATAGCTACTCGGGTGTGGTACTGGCATTGATACTGCAAAAGGCTGGCGCAACCATGGGTAAAGATTTAAAAGGAGAGAACCTGACCAAGTACGCTAACGTTGAAGCCAGTGATGGTTACCAGGTTGTTTTCGCGCTGGCCGAATTGGATAAAGAGTTTACCGACCGGACGATTATCCTTGCCGATGAGGTAGATGGAAAGGCACTGCCGCCAGCAGATGGGCCCTTCCGCATCATCGTTCAAGACGAAAAAAAGCCTGCACGTTGTATCAAACAGGTTATCGGTATCACCGTTCGCTTCGCCAAATAG
- a CDS encoding cytochrome-c peroxidase, with protein sequence MVIKTKTQRRLMPCLSQISGKMGMILLLLVAVTAISAWNYGHEPVPIGPYPLNYPANFGNRINTPDNNPTTQQGVYLGRMLFYEKRLSADNTISCGSCHQQQKAFTDGRAFSEGVDHVATSRNSMALVNLLWTRKFFWDGRSASLEDQANIPLTNEHEMGQSLAISVQKLKQSAPYPALFKLVYGDQNITANRIVKAIAQFERTLISADSKYDQYLRHAYQLTPQELRGMELFNQRPQPEKGIRGANCAHCHGGVKMYQELFHNNGLDSIPRDRGIEVLTGQPSDRGRFKVPTLRNIALTAPYMHDGRFKTLEEVIDHYSDHVLQSASLSAFLIGESNELGGKTLKLLPGEKKDIIAFLNMLTDSTFISDPRFADPHLITSNRKIKLKSK encoded by the coding sequence GTGGTCATCAAAACTAAAACGCAACGCCGGTTAATGCCTTGCCTGAGCCAAATATCGGGTAAGATGGGTATGATATTGCTTTTACTGGTAGCGGTAACAGCTATCTCAGCCTGGAATTACGGTCATGAACCGGTACCCATCGGGCCTTACCCGCTCAACTATCCTGCTAATTTCGGCAACCGCATTAATACGCCGGATAATAATCCCACAACGCAACAGGGTGTATACCTGGGCCGGATGTTGTTTTACGAAAAGCGCCTGTCTGCCGATAACACAATTTCGTGCGGCAGCTGCCATCAGCAGCAAAAAGCATTTACAGATGGCAGAGCCTTTAGCGAAGGGGTTGACCATGTGGCTACGTCCAGAAATTCAATGGCCCTTGTTAATTTACTGTGGACGAGGAAGTTTTTTTGGGATGGGCGATCTGCAAGCCTGGAAGATCAGGCCAACATTCCGCTCACAAACGAGCACGAGATGGGGCAGTCGCTGGCTATTTCTGTTCAAAAACTTAAACAATCGGCACCGTACCCGGCTTTGTTTAAACTGGTTTATGGAGATCAAAACATCACCGCCAACCGTATTGTTAAGGCGATAGCCCAGTTTGAGCGGACGCTGATTTCGGCTGATTCCAAATACGATCAATACCTGCGGCATGCCTACCAACTAACGCCGCAGGAGCTAAGGGGGATGGAATTGTTTAACCAGCGGCCGCAGCCGGAAAAAGGGATTCGTGGCGCTAATTGCGCGCACTGCCACGGCGGCGTTAAAATGTACCAGGAACTTTTTCATAATAACGGTTTGGATAGTATCCCCAGGGATAGGGGCATTGAGGTATTAACCGGCCAGCCGAGCGACCGTGGGCGTTTTAAAGTGCCAACCTTACGCAATATTGCGCTTACGGCTCCCTATATGCACGATGGCCGGTTTAAAACGCTGGAAGAAGTGATTGATCATTATAGCGATCACGTGTTGCAATCGGCATCGCTAAGTGCTTTTCTGATCGGCGAATCAAACGAGCTCGGCGGAAAAACGCTAAAATTACTTCCCGGAGAAAAGAAGGACATCATCGCTTTTTTAAATATGTTAACCGATTCAACCTTTATCAGCGATCCGCGGTTTGCAGATCCGCACCTCATCACATCCAACAGAAAAATAAAATTGAAATCCAAATGA
- a CDS encoding phosphatase PAP2 family protein, protein MRLVTYKYLFVFSFFQLLVSFGVPVSLFAQGKIQQFDERILNDLAAQRTPEKTAFFRFISDSYPYGDVGVPAGLFIGGVIGHDQQMRQNALYVGSSTVLSYALTTLIKHIVKRPRPFVRNINFVPVYRAQNSSFPSGHTSSTFATATALSIAYPKWYVIAPSYLWAGAVGYSRMYLGVHYPTDVAGGIVVGAGSAASTLFLKK, encoded by the coding sequence ATGCGCTTGGTAACCTATAAATATCTCTTTGTATTCTCATTTTTTCAACTTCTTGTTTCGTTCGGCGTGCCAGTTTCGCTTTTTGCACAGGGCAAAATACAACAATTTGACGAACGGATATTGAACGACCTTGCCGCCCAACGAACTCCAGAGAAAACAGCCTTTTTCCGATTTATATCAGACAGTTATCCGTACGGCGATGTTGGTGTACCCGCCGGGTTATTCATTGGCGGCGTTATCGGTCATGATCAGCAAATGCGCCAAAATGCGCTTTACGTGGGCTCCAGCACGGTGCTATCCTATGCGCTAACTACCTTAATTAAGCACATTGTTAAGCGCCCAAGGCCATTTGTGCGTAATATCAACTTTGTACCGGTTTACAGGGCCCAAAATTCATCATTCCCATCCGGGCATACCTCCTCTACCTTTGCTACGGCTACGGCGCTATCTATAGCCTATCCTAAATGGTACGTAATAGCGCCTTCGTATTTATGGGCGGGCGCGGTGGGTTATTCCAGGATGTATTTAGGTGTACACTACCCTACAGACGTAGCCGGTGGCATTGTGGTGGGCGCAGGTAGTGCGGCATCTACTTTATTTTTAAAAAAATAG
- a CDS encoding GlxA family transcriptional regulator, translating to MIQIGVLLTRQYRLLSLAAVLDVFETVNRFYSESDKPKPYHISLLYLESDSQKITNPYLDYPTESIQTSDVKSLIVIPSFNTDDIKPAIGANYEFIPWLVQQFKDGAEIATVCTGAFLLGATGLLNGKIATTHVDACQAFASAFPEVDLKADKTVTRDGRLYTSGGATSSFHLLLHLIQRHCGKEMAVRVAKVFAIDMDRDKQSYFSTFQPTRNHNDDLVAIAQQKIEANYHDTGTIEELIKDIPASRRNIVRRFKQVTGITPIEYLQQTRIEAAKKLLVQTGQQMTEVIVNSGYSDPKAFRKVFRKSVGMTPSEYREKFHVK from the coding sequence ATGATACAGATTGGCGTTTTATTAACCCGGCAATACCGTTTATTAAGTTTAGCCGCAGTTTTGGATGTTTTTGAAACTGTAAACAGGTTTTACAGCGAGAGCGATAAGCCTAAACCCTACCATATTAGTTTGCTTTACCTGGAGAGTGATAGTCAGAAAATAACCAACCCTTACCTGGATTATCCAACCGAGTCGATCCAGACAAGCGATGTTAAAAGTTTGATTGTGATACCTTCTTTTAATACCGATGATATTAAGCCGGCCATTGGTGCTAATTACGAGTTTATCCCTTGGTTGGTACAACAATTTAAGGATGGGGCCGAAATAGCCACAGTTTGCACCGGTGCCTTTTTACTGGGCGCTACCGGCCTGCTTAACGGTAAAATAGCCACCACCCATGTAGATGCCTGTCAGGCTTTTGCGTCGGCCTTTCCGGAGGTTGATCTGAAGGCTGATAAAACGGTTACCCGTGATGGTCGCTTGTATACCAGTGGCGGGGCCACGTCGTCGTTTCACTTGTTATTGCATTTAATTCAGCGCCATTGCGGCAAAGAAATGGCGGTGCGGGTGGCTAAGGTTTTTGCTATAGACATGGACCGCGACAAGCAATCGTATTTCAGCACGTTTCAACCTACGCGCAACCACAATGATGACCTGGTTGCCATTGCGCAGCAAAAAATTGAAGCAAATTACCATGATACCGGCACCATTGAGGAGCTGATTAAGGATATCCCGGCCAGTCGCAGAAATATTGTGCGCAGATTTAAACAGGTTACCGGAATAACACCAATTGAGTACCTGCAGCAAACCCGAATTGAGGCAGCCAAAAAGCTGCTGGTGCAAACCGGGCAGCAAATGACCGAGGTGATTGTAAACTCGGGCTATAGCGACCCGAAAGCTTTCCGGAAAGTATTCCGTAAAAGCGTTGGGATGACACCCTCAGAATATCGCGAAAAGTTTCATGTAAAATAA
- a CDS encoding DoxX family protein, giving the protein MSIKALKITYWILTSIFVLAMLADAYGGLSQQEAGKEALKHLGYPAYALVIFGTAKLLGALAILQTRYKTLKEWAYSGFVINCTGAAMSHVFVGDSAGIVIAPLILLAFTLLTYYFWKRYQSATA; this is encoded by the coding sequence ATGAGTATTAAAGCCCTTAAAATAACCTATTGGATACTGACAAGCATTTTTGTATTGGCTATGCTGGCTGATGCATACGGTGGCCTGTCTCAACAGGAAGCAGGCAAAGAAGCACTAAAACACCTCGGATATCCGGCTTATGCGCTTGTGATCTTCGGCACGGCCAAATTATTGGGGGCGCTTGCCATATTACAAACCCGGTATAAAACTTTGAAAGAATGGGCCTACTCCGGTTTTGTGATCAATTGTACAGGAGCAGCCATGTCGCATGTTTTTGTTGGTGATAGCGCGGGTATTGTTATTGCCCCACTTATTTTGCTGGCGTTTACTTTACTAACTTATTATTTTTGGAAACGATATCAATCAGCTACCGCATGA
- a CDS encoding DinB family protein, which yields MDIQASLKETDQTFTEFLLILASVREDQINTIPFKGSWTAGQLAQHIVLSAGGFVQLINGPFNDTNRDPELHSANITATFLNFNIKMQSPDFINPPVKEYHQQELIHTLQDIKADLLKAIQKTDPTLTCTAFEVPVLGYLTRAEAITFTIVHTQRHINQLKNINKNL from the coding sequence ATGGACATTCAAGCCAGCCTAAAAGAGACGGATCAAACATTTACAGAGTTCCTCCTTATCTTAGCTTCCGTCAGGGAAGATCAAATTAACACGATCCCGTTTAAGGGCAGCTGGACCGCAGGGCAACTGGCGCAACATATCGTGCTATCGGCAGGCGGCTTTGTACAATTGATAAACGGCCCGTTTAATGACACCAATCGTGATCCCGAACTGCATTCGGCTAATATAACAGCGACATTTTTAAATTTCAATATTAAAATGCAATCACCTGATTTTATTAATCCGCCTGTAAAGGAGTATCATCAACAGGAGCTGATCCATACCTTACAGGATATAAAGGCAGACTTATTAAAAGCCATTCAAAAAACAGACCCAACCTTAACCTGCACCGCGTTTGAAGTGCCCGTACTGGGCTACCTAACACGTGCCGAAGCCATTACATTTACCATTGTACATACCCAAAGGCATATCAACCAGCTAAAAAATATCAATAAAAACTTGTGA